One window from the genome of Acidimicrobiales bacterium encodes:
- a CDS encoding ABC transporter permease — translation MTELSTAPATAGAVPPDTTPSIATAPTRSVGAASRAAFTALIRRDLVVLEKNLIEFVTRTLVQPFLLVFTFLYVFPTIGQGIGGGSGGTAAFATVLVPGVVGISVMFQGIQAVAMQLAQEFGYTREIEDRVQAPCPLWMVAAAKVISGAVQGVIAAVIVFPIASVVHAKGVHAHFDVHWAVAITLIPLACLSMTALGLLLGTIFEPRNLGLMFGFVVLPITFLGGTYYPWVSLEGVKVGSFSWLQVLVLVNPLIYINEGLRAAFTTVPHMHLYVVYPVVVGLTAGLWWLGIRGFRRRVLS, via the coding sequence ATGACCGAGCTCTCGACCGCGCCCGCCACAGCCGGCGCCGTGCCACCGGACACCACCCCCTCGATCGCAACCGCGCCGACCCGATCGGTGGGAGCGGCCAGCCGCGCCGCCTTCACGGCGCTGATCCGTCGCGACCTCGTGGTGCTCGAGAAGAACCTCATCGAGTTCGTCACCCGCACCCTGGTCCAGCCGTTCTTGTTGGTGTTCACGTTCTTGTACGTGTTCCCGACGATCGGCCAGGGGATCGGCGGGGGTAGCGGTGGTACGGCCGCCTTCGCGACCGTGCTGGTTCCCGGCGTGGTCGGCATCTCGGTCATGTTCCAGGGCATCCAGGCCGTGGCCATGCAGCTCGCGCAGGAGTTCGGCTACACGCGGGAGATCGAGGACCGCGTCCAGGCGCCGTGCCCGCTGTGGATGGTGGCGGCCGCCAAAGTCATCTCGGGCGCGGTGCAAGGCGTGATCGCCGCGGTGATCGTGTTCCCGATCGCGTCGGTCGTCCACGCCAAAGGCGTGCACGCACACTTCGACGTGCACTGGGCGGTGGCCATCACGCTGATCCCGCTGGCGTGCCTGTCGATGACCGCGCTCGGCCTGCTGTTGGGCACGATCTTCGAGCCGCGCAACCTCGGCTTGATGTTCGGGTTCGTGGTGCTGCCCATCACCTTCCTCGGCGGCACGTACTACCCGTGGGTGAGCCTCGAGGGGGTGAAGGTCGGCTCGTTCTCGTGGCTGCAGGTGCTGGTGCTGGTCAACCCGCTGATCTACATCAACGAGGGGTTGCGCGCCGCGTTCACCACGGTGCCGCACATGCACTTGTACGTCGTGTACCCGGTGGTCGTGGGCCTGACGGCCGGCTTGTGGTGGCTCGGCATCCGCGGCTTCAGGCGCCGCGTGCTCAGCTGA
- a CDS encoding cytochrome P450 — protein sequence MADFDAIDFFRDQDLVADPYPYFEYLRAKCPVVRESHHDVMMVTGYDEAWEIYRDVERFSSCNSVSGPFPGFPVPLVGDDVSELIEAHRDEMPMSDQLPTMDPPMHKAHRGLLMRLLTPKRLKENEEFMWGLADRQIDEFAAAGHCEFIREFAGPYTLLVIADLLGVPEEDHEMFRAELQGNRHRQGQAVGSTGAESLARSPLEWLYERFSDYISDRRRNPRDDVLTKVASATFPDGSMPEVIDAVRVAANLFAAGQETTVRLLASALQLIAERPDLQQWLREDRSRIPDFVEETLRWESPVKGDFRLSRVPTTIGGVDIPAGTTVMLVNGAINRDPARFECPHEFRADRPNSREHVAFGRGVHSCPGGPLARAEARVSIERLLDRLEDITISEEHHGPPGDRRYAYAPTFILRGLQKLHLDFTPATP from the coding sequence ATGGCCGACTTCGACGCAATCGACTTCTTCCGCGACCAAGACCTCGTCGCGGATCCGTACCCGTACTTCGAGTACTTGCGCGCCAAGTGCCCGGTGGTCCGCGAGTCGCACCACGACGTGATGATGGTGACGGGCTACGACGAGGCCTGGGAGATCTACCGCGACGTCGAGCGGTTCTCATCGTGCAACTCGGTGAGCGGCCCGTTCCCCGGCTTCCCCGTGCCGCTGGTGGGCGACGATGTCAGCGAGCTCATCGAGGCGCACCGCGACGAGATGCCGATGAGCGACCAGCTCCCGACCATGGACCCGCCGATGCACAAGGCACACCGCGGGCTCCTCATGCGCTTGCTCACCCCGAAACGTCTCAAGGAGAACGAGGAGTTCATGTGGGGTCTGGCCGACCGCCAGATCGACGAGTTCGCCGCGGCCGGTCACTGCGAGTTCATCCGTGAGTTCGCGGGCCCCTACACCCTGCTCGTGATCGCCGATCTGCTCGGGGTGCCCGAGGAGGACCACGAGATGTTCCGGGCCGAGCTGCAGGGCAATCGCCACCGGCAAGGCCAAGCGGTGGGCAGCACTGGGGCCGAGTCCCTTGCGCGGAGCCCTCTCGAGTGGTTGTACGAGCGGTTCAGCGACTACATCAGCGACCGGCGGCGCAACCCGCGCGACGACGTGCTCACCAAAGTCGCCAGCGCAACGTTCCCCGACGGCTCGATGCCGGAAGTGATCGACGCGGTCCGGGTGGCGGCCAACTTGTTCGCGGCGGGTCAGGAGACCACGGTTCGCCTGCTCGCGTCGGCGCTGCAGCTCATCGCCGAGCGGCCCGACCTCCAGCAGTGGTTGCGGGAAGACCGGTCACGGATCCCCGACTTCGTCGAGGAGACGCTGCGGTGGGAGAGCCCGGTCAAGGGCGACTTCCGTCTGTCCCGGGTGCCCACCACGATCGGTGGCGTCGACATCCCGGCTGGCACGACGGTGATGTTGGTGAACGGTGCCATCAACCGCGACCCCGCTCGCTTCGAGTGCCCACACGAGTTCCGCGCCGACCGTCCCAACTCCCGGGAGCACGTGGCGTTCGGGCGGGGCGTCCACTCTTGCCCGGGCGGGCCGCTGGCGCGCGCCGAGGCCCGGGTGAGCATCGAGCGGCTCCTCGATCGGCTCGAGGACATCACGATCTCCGAGGAGCACCACGGCCCGCCGGGCGACCGGCGCTACGCGTACGCGCCCACCTTCATCTTGCGCGGTCTGCAGAAGCTGCACCTGGACTTCACCCCGGCCACGCCCTGA
- a CDS encoding ATP-binding cassette domain-containing protein, which produces MTPRPDADRAATAVAERAPIIRTVDLTKVYAGSDFRAVDALSLEVHTGEIFGLLGPNGAGKTTTAGMLTTRVIPTSGRASIAGIDVVTQPALTKQLIGVVSQQNTLDRQLDVWENLYFHGLLFGLGTSESKRLATELLEQFHLANWAKASVYALSGGMAQRLMVARSIMHRPAVLFLDEPTAGLDPQSRLALWEILGDLHAQGQTIVLTTHYMEEADQLCDRVAVMDHGRILALDTPARLKAGVGADTIATVKVDGDAGGLDRRFEAELDGVTGIRPVDGGYELRVRGAERLIPRLVAVAEEAGVDLVDLSIAEPTLEDVFIDLTGKELRD; this is translated from the coding sequence ATGACGCCACGACCAGATGCCGACCGCGCGGCCACCGCGGTCGCCGAGCGAGCGCCGATCATCCGCACGGTCGACCTCACGAAGGTGTACGCAGGCTCGGACTTCCGGGCCGTCGACGCCCTGAGCCTCGAAGTCCACACCGGCGAGATCTTCGGACTGCTCGGACCCAACGGTGCCGGCAAGACCACCACCGCCGGGATGTTGACCACCCGGGTGATCCCCACCTCGGGCCGAGCCAGCATCGCGGGGATCGACGTGGTGACCCAGCCGGCCCTCACCAAGCAGCTGATCGGTGTGGTCAGCCAGCAGAACACGCTCGATCGCCAGCTCGACGTCTGGGAGAACCTCTACTTCCACGGTCTGCTGTTCGGGCTCGGCACGTCGGAGTCGAAGCGGCTGGCCACCGAACTGCTCGAGCAGTTCCACCTCGCGAACTGGGCCAAAGCGTCGGTGTACGCGCTGTCGGGCGGCATGGCGCAACGGCTGATGGTGGCGCGCTCGATCATGCACCGGCCGGCCGTGCTCTTCCTCGATGAACCCACGGCGGGCCTCGACCCCCAGTCGCGGCTCGCGCTGTGGGAGATCCTCGGCGACCTCCATGCCCAAGGCCAGACCATCGTGCTCACCACCCACTACATGGAAGAGGCCGATCAGCTCTGCGATCGCGTCGCGGTCATGGACCACGGTCGCATCCTCGCCCTGGACACACCGGCGCGACTCAAGGCCGGTGTCGGCGCCGACACCATCGCGACCGTGAAGGTCGACGGCGACGCGGGTGGCCTGGACCGCCGCTTCGAGGCCGAGCTCGACGGCGTCACCGGCATCCGTCCCGTCGACGGCGGCTACGAGCTGCGCGTCCGCGGCGCTGAGCGGCTGATCCCACGCCTGGTCGCCGTCGCCGAGGAAGCCGGCGTCGACCTGGTCGACCTGAGCATCGCCGAACCCACGCTCGAGGACGTGTTCATCGACCTCACCGGCAAGGAGCTGCGCGACTGA
- a CDS encoding ABC transporter substrate-binding protein, with protein MKWLVPVVAISLVAAACSSSKSTTKTGDTGSSGTAATTTVAAVSPADNGGRKTGNSAGFTLGTLLPLTGDLSQLGPPMVKAGEMAVRDINAAGGVNGKQITVVAKDDGGGSQNDLAKANVGQLINQSKVDMILGAASSATTKEVIGDIVSSGTVECSPSNTGADLTQYPDKGLYFRTAPPDELQGPALAKAITNDGHSKVAVIALNNDYGQGFVPFLQQGLSSAGAKIVTTVPIDPKGSSFDADVDKALRSNPDSIVIVAYPDTGGAVLKSLAQKGKGPKVLPTYVTDGLQSNDLYKNVDPNNPASVAGIKGTAASAAPEGGTPDFASQLKAFAPEVTSPIYSAQSYDCVTIAALAAEKAKSNAPYDIAKNFAAVTSKNGEKCTSFKQCKDLLAQGKTINYVGAAGQLNLNKYGEPSKGDYELYEFQADGTYKTLQHVAVG; from the coding sequence GTGAAGTGGCTGGTTCCGGTGGTGGCGATCTCGCTCGTCGCCGCCGCGTGCAGCTCCAGCAAGAGCACGACCAAGACCGGCGACACCGGGTCAAGTGGCACTGCGGCGACCACCACCGTCGCCGCGGTGAGCCCAGCAGACAACGGTGGACGCAAGACGGGCAACAGCGCCGGCTTCACGCTCGGCACCCTGTTGCCCCTCACTGGCGACCTGTCGCAGCTCGGCCCGCCGATGGTCAAGGCCGGCGAGATGGCGGTGCGCGACATCAACGCGGCTGGTGGCGTGAACGGCAAGCAGATCACCGTGGTCGCCAAGGATGACGGCGGCGGTTCGCAGAACGACCTCGCCAAGGCGAACGTCGGCCAGCTCATCAACCAGAGCAAGGTCGACATGATCCTCGGCGCCGCGTCGTCGGCCACCACCAAAGAAGTGATAGGCGACATCGTCTCGAGCGGCACGGTCGAGTGCTCGCCCTCCAACACGGGTGCCGACCTCACCCAGTACCCCGACAAGGGCCTGTACTTCCGCACAGCTCCGCCCGACGAGCTCCAAGGCCCCGCCTTGGCCAAGGCCATCACCAACGACGGCCACTCGAAGGTGGCGGTGATCGCGCTGAACAACGACTACGGCCAAGGGTTCGTGCCCTTCCTGCAACAAGGGTTGTCGAGTGCGGGCGCGAAGATCGTGACCACGGTGCCGATCGACCCGAAGGGCTCGTCGTTCGACGCCGACGTCGACAAGGCGCTGCGGTCGAACCCCGACTCGATCGTGATCGTGGCGTACCCCGACACGGGTGGTGCGGTGCTGAAGTCGCTGGCGCAAAAGGGCAAGGGCCCCAAGGTGCTGCCCACGTACGTGACCGACGGCTTGCAGTCGAACGACCTCTACAAGAACGTCGATCCCAACAACCCGGCGTCGGTGGCGGGCATCAAGGGGACCGCGGCGTCGGCCGCACCCGAAGGTGGCACGCCGGACTTCGCGTCGCAGCTCAAGGCGTTCGCGCCGGAGGTGACGTCACCGATCTACTCGGCACAGTCCTATGACTGCGTCACCATCGCCGCGCTGGCCGCCGAGAAGGCCAAGTCGAACGCCCCGTACGACATCGCCAAGAACTTCGCCGCAGTGACGTCGAAGAACGGCGAGAAGTGCACGTCGTTCAAGCAGTGCAAGGACCTCTTGGCGCAAGGAAAGACCATCAACTACGTCGGCGCGGCCGGCCAGCTCAACTTGAACAAGTACGGCGAGCCCAGCAAGGGCGACTACGAGCTGTACGAGTTCCAAGCCGACGGCACGTACAAGACACTGCAGCACGTCGCCGTCGGCTGA
- a CDS encoding ABC transporter ATP-binding protein, giving the protein MRDAAEPRPAHHEALLEATDIVAGYLPGVDILHGCSLTLHEHEVVGVIGPNGAGKSTLIKALFGLVPVRSGTVLFRGHDIARAKAHDLVALGVGYVPQTQNVFPSLTIEENLRMGVYLRPKAFAARLAEVAELWPILSDRRHERAGLLSGGQRQMVAMGRALMMEPEVLLLDEPSAGLSPINQDDVFLRVKEIADAGVSIVMVEQNARRCLQICDQAVVLDQGRNARVGTGQELLDDPKVVQLYLGTLAAGRRD; this is encoded by the coding sequence ATGCGCGACGCCGCCGAGCCGCGCCCGGCGCATCACGAGGCGCTGTTGGAGGCCACCGACATCGTCGCCGGCTACCTGCCCGGGGTCGACATCCTCCACGGCTGCTCCCTCACGCTGCACGAGCACGAAGTGGTCGGCGTGATCGGCCCCAACGGCGCGGGCAAGTCCACGCTCATCAAGGCGCTGTTCGGGCTGGTGCCGGTCCGCAGCGGAACCGTGTTGTTCCGCGGCCATGACATCGCCCGGGCCAAAGCTCACGACCTCGTCGCCCTGGGCGTCGGTTACGTGCCGCAGACGCAGAACGTGTTTCCCTCGCTCACCATCGAGGAGAACCTCCGGATGGGTGTGTACCTGCGCCCGAAGGCGTTCGCGGCACGGCTGGCGGAAGTGGCCGAGCTGTGGCCCATCCTCTCCGACCGCCGCCACGAGCGTGCCGGCCTGTTGAGCGGCGGGCAGCGTCAGATGGTCGCGATGGGTCGCGCCCTGATGATGGAGCCCGAGGTGTTGCTGCTCGACGAGCCCTCGGCCGGCCTCTCCCCGATCAACCAGGACGACGTGTTCCTGCGGGTGAAGGAGATCGCCGACGCGGGCGTGTCGATCGTCATGGTCGAGCAGAACGCACGGCGCTGCCTGCAGATCTGCGACCAGGCTGTCGTACTCGACCAGGGACGCAACGCCCGGGTCGGCACCGGCCAGGAGCTGCTCGACGACCCCAAGGTCGTCCAGCTCTACCTCGGCACGCTCGCCGCGGGCCGCCGCGACTGA
- a CDS encoding DEAD/DEAH box helicase — MPTFASLGVDPRIVDALNRAGITEPFPIQAQTIPDGLAGTDVCGKAKTGSGKTLAFGIPLLQRTTPADKGRPTSLVLVPTRELAMQVCEVLQPLGAAVERRVEPVYGGVDINRQIRAIERGVEVLVATPGRLIDLINRDEVSLADLSFVVVDEADRMADMGFLPQVEWVLRHAPRGHQTLLFSATLDGAVQALVTRYQTDPVRHEVGDAQVSIEAMTHRFLLVHEMDKAKVAGAIIASAHRTIVFCNTKRAADRLVRDLEDLGFDVAAMHGDLRQRDRTRAVADFSSGKVHALVATDAAARGLDIDDVDVVIHYDPTDDPKNYLHRSGRTARAGASGAVATLLLWNEELAVRRLRTRLRLEEPIVEVFSNDKRLSDLTSWDTLVS; from the coding sequence TTGCCCACGTTCGCCTCGTTGGGCGTCGACCCACGCATCGTCGATGCCCTGAACCGGGCCGGGATCACCGAGCCCTTTCCGATCCAGGCCCAGACCATCCCTGACGGGCTCGCCGGTACAGACGTCTGTGGCAAGGCCAAGACCGGTTCCGGCAAGACCCTCGCGTTCGGCATCCCGTTGCTGCAGCGCACGACGCCGGCCGACAAAGGGCGCCCGACCTCGCTGGTCCTGGTGCCCACACGGGAGCTGGCCATGCAGGTCTGCGAGGTCCTCCAGCCGCTCGGCGCCGCGGTGGAACGGCGCGTCGAGCCGGTGTACGGCGGTGTCGACATCAACCGCCAGATCCGGGCCATCGAGCGCGGGGTCGAAGTCCTGGTGGCGACGCCTGGCAGGCTCATCGACCTGATCAACCGCGACGAGGTGTCGTTGGCCGACCTCTCGTTCGTGGTGGTCGACGAAGCCGACCGCATGGCCGACATGGGTTTCCTTCCCCAAGTCGAGTGGGTGCTGCGCCACGCGCCGCGTGGACACCAGACCCTGCTGTTCTCCGCCACCCTCGACGGCGCCGTGCAAGCCCTGGTCACCCGCTATCAGACCGATCCGGTCCGTCACGAGGTCGGCGATGCCCAGGTCAGCATCGAGGCGATGACGCATCGTTTCTTGCTGGTACACGAGATGGACAAAGCGAAAGTCGCCGGCGCGATCATCGCCAGCGCGCACCGCACGATCGTCTTCTGCAACACCAAGCGCGCGGCCGACCGGTTGGTGCGCGACTTGGAGGACCTCGGTTTCGACGTCGCCGCGATGCACGGCGACCTGCGTCAACGCGATCGCACCCGGGCGGTCGCCGACTTCTCGAGCGGCAAGGTCCACGCGCTGGTGGCCACCGACGCGGCGGCACGTGGACTCGACATCGACGACGTCGATGTGGTGATCCACTACGACCCCACCGACGACCCGAAGAACTACCTGCACCGCTCCGGGCGCACCGCCCGAGCCGGCGCGTCGGGCGCGGTGGCCACGTTGCTGTTGTGGAACGAGGAGCTGGCAGTCCGCCGGCTGCGCACGCGCTTGCGGCTCGAGGAGCCCATCGTCGAGGTCTTCTCGAACGACAAACGCTTGTCCGACCTCACCAGCTGGGACACCCTGGTCAGCTGA
- a CDS encoding bifunctional riboflavin kinase/FAD synthetase has translation MIRDLRACPRPVDGCAVTIGAYDGVHRGHQLVIAEVRRRAAERGLATAVVTFDRHPATVVRPDSAPLLLSTLDQKLGLLDATGIDYVLVLTFDEARSKEPAVQFVDEVLVDCLRARLVAVGADFHFGHKREGNVELLRELGATRGYDVEVLDLVGLDGQPAGGGTSVSSTAIRAALAAGDLARANELLGRPHEVRGVVEHGDKRGRDWGFPTANIALPDSTALPDDGVYAGWYVRPDGSVHPAALSLGRRPTVYADHGLRLLEAHLLDFDGDLYGEAAHVRFVRRLRGQERYDDIADLVAQMHRDVDDTRSVLAADAVVEGDGR, from the coding sequence GTGATCCGTGACCTCCGTGCGTGCCCGCGCCCCGTCGACGGCTGTGCCGTCACCATCGGCGCGTACGACGGCGTGCACCGCGGTCATCAGCTCGTGATCGCCGAGGTGCGGCGGCGGGCCGCGGAGCGTGGGTTGGCCACCGCGGTCGTCACGTTCGATCGCCATCCCGCCACGGTCGTGCGGCCCGACTCGGCCCCCCTGCTGCTCAGCACGCTCGACCAGAAGCTCGGGCTGCTCGACGCCACCGGGATCGACTACGTGCTCGTCCTCACCTTCGACGAGGCCCGCTCGAAAGAGCCGGCCGTGCAGTTCGTCGACGAGGTCCTGGTCGATTGCCTGCGCGCCCGGCTCGTGGCGGTGGGCGCCGACTTCCACTTCGGCCACAAGCGCGAGGGCAACGTCGAGCTGTTGCGGGAGTTGGGCGCGACCCGGGGCTATGACGTCGAGGTCCTCGACTTGGTCGGGCTCGACGGGCAGCCGGCCGGCGGCGGTACGAGCGTGTCGTCCACTGCGATCCGCGCGGCGCTCGCTGCAGGTGACCTCGCACGCGCCAACGAGCTGCTCGGGCGACCCCACGAAGTTCGCGGCGTGGTGGAGCACGGCGACAAGCGCGGGCGTGACTGGGGCTTCCCGACGGCCAACATCGCCTTGCCGGACTCGACCGCGCTGCCCGACGACGGGGTCTACGCCGGGTGGTACGTGCGGCCCGATGGCAGCGTGCACCCGGCTGCTCTGTCGCTCGGTCGCCGCCCCACGGTGTACGCCGACCACGGTCTCCGCTTGCTCGAGGCGCACCTGCTCGACTTCGACGGCGACTTGTACGGCGAAGCTGCACACGTCCGGTTCGTCCGCCGGCTGCGAGGCCAGGAACGCTACGACGACATCGCCGACCTGGTCGCCCAGATGCACCGCGACGTCGACGACACCCGCTCGGTGCTGGCCGCCGATGCGGTGGTCGAGGGCGACGGTCGGTAG
- a CDS encoding alpha/beta hydrolase-fold protein — MRVPDPTAVGGVRVVLVHRPPGPDRSDIPILYLLHGSTTHPSTFVQFGTVAALDAGMCQTGVPFVVAMPDGEVADGTDTEWSDADDHRFMIETFVTERLISEVEGDHPRTPQLRAIGGISMGGFGAASIALRHPDLYRQVLTFGGYFHVDDPAGVFKGHDALHAPDVLVRPAAKSLRWFLVEGLDDKTPLQQGTIGGEADRFAAILHRYGMTYVVRHPPGGHTFATWNPQMGAAVAFLAQGWTGS; from the coding sequence GTGCGCGTACCCGACCCCACCGCCGTGGGCGGCGTCCGGGTCGTCCTCGTGCATCGCCCGCCCGGGCCGGACCGCAGCGACATCCCCATCCTGTACCTGCTTCACGGTTCGACCACCCACCCGTCGACGTTCGTGCAGTTCGGTACGGTCGCGGCGCTCGACGCGGGGATGTGCCAGACCGGCGTGCCGTTCGTGGTGGCGATGCCCGACGGAGAGGTGGCCGACGGGACCGACACGGAATGGTCCGACGCGGACGACCACCGGTTCATGATCGAGACGTTCGTGACCGAGCGGCTGATCTCCGAGGTCGAAGGCGACCATCCCCGCACGCCACAGCTGCGCGCGATCGGTGGCATCTCGATGGGCGGCTTCGGCGCCGCGTCGATCGCGCTGCGACACCCTGACCTGTATCGCCAGGTCCTGACGTTCGGCGGCTACTTCCACGTCGACGATCCGGCGGGGGTGTTCAAGGGCCATGACGCCCTCCACGCACCCGACGTGCTGGTGCGACCGGCCGCGAAGTCGCTGCGGTGGTTCCTGGTCGAGGGCCTTGACGACAAGACCCCGCTCCAGCAGGGGACGATCGGTGGCGAGGCCGACCGATTCGCGGCGATCCTCCACCGGTACGGCATGACCTACGTGGTCCGCCATCCACCAGGCGGCCACACGTTCGCGACCTGGAACCCGCAGATGGGTGCCGCCGTGGCGTTTCTCGCCCAGGGGTGGACCGGCAGCTGA
- a CDS encoding putative quinol monooxygenase, with amino-acid sequence MILIVVKQPVREKYADDFPSLVADFTTASRAEPGCISFDWCRSADDPNLWMLIEVFRDEAAGQVHVDSEHFRTASEQMPRWLAAAPEIIHVEAPGDGWTGVSEGSS; translated from the coding sequence GTGATCCTGATCGTCGTCAAACAGCCGGTCCGCGAGAAGTACGCGGACGACTTCCCGTCGCTCGTCGCGGACTTCACCACGGCGTCGCGCGCCGAGCCGGGCTGCATCTCGTTCGACTGGTGCCGCAGCGCCGACGACCCCAACCTCTGGATGTTGATCGAGGTGTTCCGCGACGAGGCTGCCGGCCAGGTCCACGTCGACTCCGAGCACTTCCGCACGGCGTCGGAGCAGATGCCGCGCTGGCTCGCGGCTGCGCCCGAGATCATCCACGTCGAGGCGCCGGGCGACGGCTGGACCGGGGTGAGCGAAGGATCATCCTGA
- a CDS encoding cytochrome P450, with translation MPDWKTIDFFTDQSLVEDPYPYFDELRSECPVLALPHLGVVAVSGYDEAADVYREPEAFSSCNSVIGPYATFPVPLDGDDVGAIVAEYRDQLPMHEHMVTMDPPDHTRERALLMRLITPKRLRDNEDFMWRLADQQLDTYVAAGGGEFISSYAQPFAMLVVADLLGVPAEDHQRFVEGFGLSETPGEVGAGEEGATSENPLSWLDEVFAEYIEDRRKTPRSDVLTSLASATYPDGTTPDVVSVVRTSTFLFAAGQETTARLLAAALKYLAENPDQQEVLRADREQIPAFLEEVLRVESPVKTDFRLATRSTTVGGVDIHAGTPVMLLNGAANRDPRRFECPHEFRADRENAQAHIAFGRGIHSCPGAPLARAEARISIERILSRMRNIRLSEAHHGPPGARRFTYEPTWILRGLTELHLEFDPMEVAK, from the coding sequence GTGCCGGATTGGAAGACCATCGACTTTTTCACCGACCAGTCGTTGGTCGAGGACCCGTATCCGTACTTCGACGAGCTGCGATCCGAGTGCCCGGTGCTGGCGCTCCCGCACCTCGGAGTCGTTGCTGTGTCGGGCTACGACGAAGCAGCCGACGTGTACCGCGAGCCCGAGGCGTTCTCGTCGTGCAACTCGGTGATCGGGCCGTACGCGACGTTCCCGGTGCCGCTCGACGGCGACGACGTCGGTGCGATCGTCGCCGAATACCGCGACCAACTCCCGATGCACGAGCACATGGTCACGATGGATCCGCCCGACCACACGCGCGAGCGCGCGCTGCTCATGCGCCTCATCACGCCCAAGCGGCTTCGTGACAACGAAGACTTCATGTGGCGGCTCGCCGACCAGCAACTCGACACGTACGTCGCCGCGGGCGGCGGTGAGTTCATCTCGTCGTACGCGCAGCCGTTCGCGATGCTGGTGGTGGCCGACCTGCTCGGTGTGCCCGCCGAGGACCACCAACGCTTCGTCGAGGGCTTCGGGCTCAGCGAGACGCCGGGGGAGGTCGGTGCCGGCGAAGAGGGCGCCACGTCGGAGAACCCGCTGTCGTGGCTCGACGAGGTCTTCGCGGAGTACATCGAGGACCGGCGCAAGACCCCGCGGTCCGACGTGCTCACCAGCCTCGCTTCGGCGACGTACCCCGACGGCACCACGCCAGATGTCGTGTCGGTCGTGCGAACGTCGACGTTCCTGTTCGCTGCGGGCCAGGAAACCACCGCACGGCTGCTGGCCGCGGCGCTGAAGTACCTGGCCGAGAACCCCGACCAGCAAGAGGTCCTGCGCGCCGACCGGGAGCAGATCCCAGCCTTCCTCGAGGAAGTGCTGCGCGTGGAGAGCCCGGTGAAGACCGACTTTCGCCTGGCCACGCGCTCCACCACGGTGGGCGGCGTCGACATCCACGCCGGCACGCCGGTCATGTTGCTCAACGGTGCCGCCAACCGCGATCCGCGCCGCTTCGAGTGTCCGCATGAGTTCCGTGCTGACCGCGAGAACGCGCAGGCCCACATCGCGTTCGGGCGCGGCATCCACTCGTGTCCCGGCGCGCCGCTGGCGCGTGCGGAGGCTCGCATCAGCATCGAGCGGATCTTGAGCCGGATGCGCAACATCCGGCTGTCCGAAGCGCACCACGGCCCGCCCGGCGCACGGCGCTTCACGTACGAGCCGACGTGGATCCTGCGCGGCCTGACCGAGTTGCACCTGGAGTTCGACCCCATGGAGGTTGCGAAGTGA
- a CDS encoding SDR family NAD(P)-dependent oxidoreductase encodes MSPVAVITGAASGIGLGVAQRLSADGHPVALLDRDGDGAEAAAAELRGGGASAVAATVDVADRSAVDAAFAHVRAELGPVGFLVTSAGIESFTPVLEITPELWDHIVAVNLTGTFSCVQAALPDMLEAGAGRIVTIASSSAQSGAPHMAHYAASKGGVISLTRALAVELAKQQITVNTITPSLVDTPMARHAEETGDFPGIDVVAPMVPLGRAGTPDDIAAACSYLCSADGSYVTGQVLGVNGGMYI; translated from the coding sequence GTGAGCCCAGTTGCCGTCATCACGGGCGCCGCGTCGGGTATCGGCCTGGGCGTGGCTCAGCGCCTGTCCGCCGACGGCCACCCTGTCGCCTTGCTCGACCGCGACGGCGACGGGGCCGAAGCGGCCGCGGCCGAGCTTCGCGGCGGGGGAGCGTCGGCCGTCGCGGCCACGGTCGACGTCGCGGACCGTTCCGCTGTCGACGCGGCCTTCGCGCACGTGCGTGCCGAGCTCGGGCCCGTCGGGTTCTTGGTGACGAGCGCGGGGATCGAGTCGTTCACGCCCGTGCTGGAGATCACGCCCGAGTTGTGGGACCACATCGTGGCCGTGAACCTCACCGGCACGTTCAGCTGCGTGCAGGCCGCACTGCCCGACATGCTCGAAGCAGGCGCGGGACGGATCGTCACGATCGCCTCGTCGAGCGCCCAGTCCGGCGCGCCGCACATGGCGCACTACGCCGCGTCGAAAGGCGGCGTGATCAGCCTGACCCGAGCGTTGGCGGTCGAGCTCGCCAAGCAGCAGATCACCGTCAACACGATCACCCCGAGCCTGGTCGACACTCCGATGGCCCGCCACGCCGAGGAGACTGGTGACTTCCCCGGCATCGACGTGGTCGCACCGATGGTCCCGCTCGGACGGGCCGGCACGCCGGACGACATCGCGGCCGCCTGCTCGTACTTGTGCTCCGCCGACGGCAGCTACGTCACCGGGCAAGTGCTCGGCGTCAACGGCGGCATGTACATCTGA